In the Flagellimonas sp. MMG031 genome, one interval contains:
- a CDS encoding M23 family metallopeptidase, translating into MSKVKYYYDPDTLSYRKIEPKKSRKYRNIFLFLLGSALFGFLGLIILLNTRWVNTPKELSLEREVRNYELQFEILNRKMDQMEQVLANIEERDNNIYRLYFEANPIPEEQRKAGFGGVNRYRDLEGFNNSEIIIDATKRLDIIQKEMVIQSKSLDEIAKLAEEKEKLLASIPAIQPVSNEDLTRMASGYGWRSDPFTKARKMHWGMDFTAPRGSPIYATGDGKVVRADNRSSGYGKHVRIDHGYGYISLYAHMSKYNVTVGQKVKRGDLIGFVGSTGRSQAPHVHYEVFKDGERINPINFYYGSLTAEEFENMLRLANQENQSLD; encoded by the coding sequence ATGTCTAAAGTTAAGTACTATTACGACCCGGATACGCTTTCGTACCGAAAGATCGAGCCGAAAAAATCCAGAAAGTACAGGAATATTTTCCTGTTTTTGTTGGGATCTGCCCTATTCGGTTTCCTTGGATTGATCATTTTGCTGAACACCCGATGGGTAAATACGCCCAAAGAACTTTCACTGGAGCGAGAAGTGCGCAACTACGAACTGCAATTTGAAATCCTGAACCGAAAGATGGACCAAATGGAGCAGGTTTTGGCCAACATCGAGGAACGCGACAACAATATCTACCGATTGTATTTTGAGGCCAACCCCATACCCGAAGAGCAACGAAAAGCCGGCTTCGGGGGCGTTAACCGATACAGGGACCTAGAAGGTTTCAACAACTCCGAAATTATTATTGATGCCACCAAGCGGCTGGACATCATCCAAAAAGAAATGGTGATCCAATCCAAATCCTTGGACGAGATTGCCAAATTGGCCGAAGAAAAGGAAAAACTACTGGCCTCCATACCAGCCATCCAACCCGTGAGCAACGAAGATTTGACTCGAATGGCATCCGGTTACGGCTGGCGATCGGACCCTTTTACCAAGGCACGTAAAATGCATTGGGGGATGGACTTTACCGCGCCTCGGGGCAGTCCAATTTACGCTACTGGCGATGGGAAAGTAGTACGTGCCGACAACCGATCTTCGGGTTACGGAAAGCACGTGCGCATCGACCACGGATATGGCTATATTTCGCTGTATGCCCACATGAGCAAATACAATGTCACCGTAGGCCAAAAGGTCAAAAGAGGTGACCTTATCGGCTTTGTGGGGAGTACCGGACGTTCCCAAGCACCACACGTTCACTACGAAGTGTTCAAGGACGGAGAGCGCATCAACCCGATTAACTTCTACTACGGAAGTTTAACGGCCGAAGAGTTCGAGAATATGCTCAGATTGGCCAACCAAGAGAACCAATCACTGGATTAA
- a CDS encoding MerR family transcriptional regulator — translation MHVDLPEKRYYGIGEVAKAFGVNTSLIRFWEKEFDVLQPKKNAKGNRKFTPQDIQNLQLIYHLVKERGFTLEGAKIHLKEEKQKALSNFEVIQKLQKVKAELLKIKEQL, via the coding sequence ATGCATGTAGATCTGCCCGAAAAACGCTATTATGGCATTGGTGAAGTGGCCAAGGCATTTGGGGTGAACACCTCACTCATCCGCTTTTGGGAAAAGGAGTTTGACGTACTCCAGCCCAAAAAAAATGCCAAGGGCAATCGTAAATTCACCCCACAGGATATCCAAAACCTTCAATTGATCTATCATTTGGTGAAGGAACGTGGGTTTACTTTGGAGGGAGCCAAAATCCATCTGAAAGAAGAAAAACAGAAGGCCCTTTCCAATTTTGAGGTCATTCAAAAACTGCAAAAGGTAAAGGCAGAACTACTGAAAATCAAAGAACAACTATAA
- a CDS encoding LemA family protein: protein MKKGIIAVIVLGLLGVIIVGWYVRTNNNLIDMKGQATKQWANVESSYQRRSDLIGNLVKTVQGAADFERETLSDVIEARSKATSTNIDANNLTQEQLAEFQQAQTGLSSALSRLLVTVERYPDLKASQNFLELQSQLEGTENRINVERNRFNDLAGEYNIRIQQIPTNIVASIANFESMPLFASDAGSEKAPDVNFEFN, encoded by the coding sequence ATGAAAAAAGGTATCATTGCCGTTATTGTCCTCGGACTTTTGGGCGTAATCATTGTGGGTTGGTACGTACGGACCAATAATAACCTTATTGACATGAAAGGACAGGCCACCAAACAGTGGGCCAATGTGGAAAGTTCCTATCAACGTAGGAGCGACCTCATCGGGAACTTGGTCAAAACCGTGCAAGGCGCCGCGGATTTCGAACGCGAAACCTTATCGGATGTGATCGAAGCGAGATCAAAGGCTACTTCCACCAATATTGATGCCAACAACCTTACCCAAGAGCAGTTGGCCGAATTTCAACAAGCCCAAACAGGTTTGTCTTCCGCCCTATCCAGATTGCTGGTCACTGTGGAGCGCTACCCCGACCTCAAAGCAAGCCAAAACTTTTTGGAGCTTCAATCCCAACTGGAAGGAACCGAAAACCGGATCAATGTGGAGCGTAACCGTTTTAATGATTTGGCCGGGGAGTACAACATCCGTATTCAGCAAATCCCGACCAACATCGTGGCGAGCATCGCAAATTTTGAATCCATGCCGCTCTTTGCATCCGATGCCGGTTCCGAAAAAGCTCCCGATGTGAACTTTGAATTCAACTAG
- a CDS encoding TPM domain-containing protein encodes MSHVEEFLTAAEESEIVNAIVEAEKNTSGEIRVHIEASSKIDHFSRAQQVFHFLKMDNTKEGNGVLLYVAVDDRKFVIYGGEGIDRAVPKGFWDTTKDVIASHFAKGNFKQGIIEGILMAGKELQAHFPWQQNDTNELNDAISKG; translated from the coding sequence ATGTCGCACGTAGAGGAGTTTTTGACCGCAGCGGAGGAAAGTGAGATTGTAAACGCCATCGTTGAAGCTGAAAAGAACACTTCCGGTGAAATTCGGGTGCATATCGAGGCGTCTTCCAAAATAGACCATTTCAGTAGGGCACAGCAAGTGTTCCATTTCCTGAAGATGGACAACACCAAAGAAGGGAACGGTGTGCTTTTATATGTGGCGGTGGACGATCGAAAATTCGTTATTTATGGAGGTGAAGGCATCGACCGTGCCGTCCCCAAAGGTTTTTGGGATACCACCAAGGATGTGATTGCCTCCCACTTTGCAAAAGGAAATTTTAAACAAGGTATCATTGAAGGCATTCTGATGGCCGGCAAAGAGTTGCAGGCGCATTTTCCATGGCAACAAAATGATACCAACGAACTGAACGATGCAATATCCAAAGGTTAG
- a CDS encoding TPM domain-containing protein, protein MQYPKVSFLYFFLCASLAWGQFTIPEKPQKQTSVYDYVDLLSPSQSNALEQKLVRYSDSTSTQIVVAIISSTEGEDITFLGAQWGQKWGIGQADKDNGVLVLLAKDDRRIAINTGYGVEGSLTDLMSRRIIESVIIPEFKRGDYYAGLDKGSDAIFKVLTGEFTEDRTFGGGKKFPIDALFPFIIFIIIIIIFWSRKNKGGRGPGGRRGGGLDIWEMIILSNMGRSSGSSGGFGSGGGFGSGGFGGGFGGGGFGGGGASGGW, encoded by the coding sequence ATGCAATATCCAAAGGTTAGTTTTTTATACTTTTTTTTATGTGCCTCTCTAGCTTGGGGGCAATTTACCATACCTGAAAAACCACAAAAGCAGACCAGCGTTTACGATTATGTGGACCTCTTGTCACCTTCGCAGAGCAATGCCTTGGAACAAAAGCTGGTCCGCTATTCCGATAGTACTTCCACTCAAATCGTGGTCGCCATCATTAGTTCCACCGAGGGGGAGGACATCACCTTTTTGGGAGCGCAATGGGGTCAAAAATGGGGCATTGGTCAGGCTGACAAGGACAATGGCGTTCTGGTACTCTTGGCCAAAGACGACCGAAGGATTGCCATTAACACCGGTTATGGTGTGGAGGGTAGCCTTACCGACCTGATGTCCCGACGCATCATAGAATCCGTTATTATTCCTGAATTCAAACGAGGGGATTATTATGCGGGGCTCGACAAAGGCTCCGATGCGATTTTTAAGGTGCTTACCGGGGAGTTTACCGAAGACCGCACCTTTGGTGGAGGCAAAAAATTCCCGATTGATGCCCTCTTTCCCTTCATCATTTTCATTATCATCATCATTATTTTTTGGAGTCGCAAAAACAAGGGTGGCAGAGGTCCAGGTGGTCGTAGGGGCGGTGGACTTGATATTTGGGAAATGATCATTCTCAGCAATATGGGCCGCAGTTCAGGTTCTTCCGGTGGTTTTGGCAGCGGAGGTGGATTTGGAAGTGGCGGTTTTGGCGGAGGCTTCGGAGGTGGGGGCTTCGGAGGTGGTGGTGCCTCTGGGGGTTGGTAG
- a CDS encoding outer membrane beta-barrel protein, which produces MKIRYTNLVFIPLFFCVTSLFGQDFLVKGKIVDATSGAPIEAATIYAETVRDSSLITYTITNAEGIFALEGRTAYKKVRVAFSSNGYASQSKEIELKPLLEVGSIKLEEQVQELQGIDVIGERVPITIKRDTLEFNADSFKTRPDATVEDVLKKLPGVEVDSDGTITVNGKEVNQVLVNGQVFFSTDPKVATKTLTKDIISKIQITDTKTKEQEFIGEEGDGENKTINLTLKEDKNKGYIGRLSGGYGTDERYQANGLVNYFNDTQRISVLGSSNNINNPGFSFDEVYEMVGNRGGGGISVNRNGGFQIGNLSFGFGEGIVTSSTLGGSYADQEKGKYRIDGNYFFSYSDSFNDEMIARENILPEGSFFTDTETSFVGNTNSNQGSANLEFDVDKTIRITIQPNLSINNTNSTNSERTVSTDEDGNLINSNNALETSDGFSRNFSNRVELMKKLDTLGSYVRVFFNNNNRVDDSESFINSQRSIFGDNPSEQELDQQTLTNNASDSYELGAGYRHALNKDFYLDFRYSYEDRDQKNERLVSNFDEVSGNYVFNAQLSSDFNFNVNRHSPEIRFGSNGKKIRFNVRARLEQIGLNNEDFIQSSTFSRDYSKVLLGSYFNYNMGNKRMSISYNSRLNLPSVTQLQPVPNITNPLNIIEGNPNLNPEVNHSVYLNFNDYNWRERTGFFAYSGVNFEQDKVVSITTTDEDFIRNTTFENVDGNYNGWMGVNYSKQIKKDSTYSFKYTIRPYMNISKQVGFTNGRRLEAKRLNFNPRVGLLFNYKEMLEIEPEYELGINSTRYNLDNVEDIDFTTHNLSVKVTSYWPKNVVFGNDITYTYNGNLGAGFDKDALFWNMSLGVQLFKKTATLKVLAFDLLNQNINTRRTTGQDFIQDFQGTVLRRYFMGSLTIKFDSFGGKGAPNKRGSRFSF; this is translated from the coding sequence TTGAAAATACGTTACACTAACCTCGTTTTTATCCCCCTATTTTTTTGTGTTACCTCACTTTTTGGCCAAGACTTTTTGGTCAAGGGTAAAATTGTAGACGCTACTTCAGGTGCTCCCATTGAGGCGGCCACCATTTATGCGGAAACAGTAAGGGACAGTAGTTTGATCACATACACCATAACCAATGCCGAAGGTATTTTTGCATTGGAAGGCAGAACCGCTTATAAGAAAGTAAGGGTAGCCTTTTCTTCCAATGGGTATGCTTCACAATCCAAGGAAATTGAACTGAAACCACTTTTGGAAGTGGGTTCCATCAAGCTGGAAGAGCAGGTCCAAGAGTTACAGGGTATTGATGTTATTGGCGAACGGGTGCCGATCACCATCAAAAGGGATACGCTGGAGTTCAATGCGGATTCGTTCAAAACCCGACCCGATGCCACCGTGGAGGATGTCCTAAAAAAGTTGCCGGGCGTGGAAGTGGATAGCGATGGAACCATTACCGTAAATGGCAAAGAGGTCAATCAAGTGTTGGTAAACGGACAGGTATTTTTTAGCACGGACCCCAAAGTGGCCACCAAAACCTTGACCAAGGACATCATCAGTAAAATTCAGATCACCGATACCAAGACCAAGGAGCAAGAGTTTATTGGGGAGGAGGGCGATGGAGAGAACAAGACTATTAATCTTACCCTAAAAGAGGACAAAAACAAGGGGTATATAGGCCGATTGTCCGGAGGATATGGAACCGATGAGCGCTACCAAGCCAATGGTCTGGTCAATTACTTTAACGATACCCAACGTATCAGCGTTTTGGGAAGTAGCAATAACATCAACAATCCAGGTTTTTCTTTTGATGAAGTCTACGAAATGGTAGGGAATAGAGGAGGAGGCGGTATTTCTGTTAATCGAAATGGCGGTTTTCAAATAGGGAATTTATCCTTTGGTTTTGGTGAGGGGATTGTCACCTCCTCAACTTTGGGAGGTAGCTATGCCGATCAAGAAAAAGGAAAGTACCGGATTGATGGCAACTATTTTTTCTCGTATAGCGATTCGTTCAATGATGAGATGATTGCTAGGGAAAATATCTTGCCCGAAGGCAGTTTCTTTACCGATACGGAGACCAGTTTTGTGGGCAATACCAATTCCAACCAAGGTTCTGCCAATTTGGAGTTTGATGTGGACAAAACGATAAGGATTACCATTCAACCCAATTTGAGCATAAACAATACCAATTCCACCAATTCGGAAAGGACTGTTTCCACTGATGAGGACGGCAATCTGATCAATAGTAACAACGCCTTGGAAACCAGTGATGGATTTAGCCGAAACTTCAGCAACCGGGTGGAGCTTATGAAGAAATTGGATACCCTCGGTAGCTATGTAAGGGTGTTTTTTAATAACAACAACCGAGTGGACGATTCTGAATCCTTTATCAACTCCCAACGAAGCATATTCGGTGATAACCCAAGCGAGCAAGAGCTGGATCAACAGACATTGACCAATAATGCTTCTGATAGCTATGAGCTGGGCGCAGGTTACCGACACGCTTTGAACAAAGACTTCTATTTGGATTTTAGGTACAGTTATGAGGACCGAGATCAGAAAAACGAACGATTGGTGTCCAATTTCGATGAAGTGAGTGGCAATTACGTCTTCAATGCCCAATTGAGTTCTGACTTTAATTTCAACGTGAACCGACATTCTCCTGAAATACGATTTGGGTCAAATGGTAAAAAGATCAGGTTTAATGTTAGGGCCCGTTTAGAGCAGATAGGGTTGAACAATGAGGATTTCATTCAGTCTTCCACCTTTTCCAGAGATTATAGTAAAGTATTGCTTGGATCATACTTTAATTACAATATGGGCAACAAACGTATGAGCATAAGCTATAATTCAAGGCTCAATTTACCTTCGGTAACCCAGTTGCAACCTGTTCCCAATATTACCAATCCACTTAATATTATTGAGGGGAACCCTAATTTGAATCCAGAAGTGAACCACAGTGTGTATTTAAACTTCAACGATTACAATTGGAGGGAAAGAACAGGTTTCTTCGCCTACTCCGGGGTCAATTTTGAACAGGACAAGGTAGTTTCCATCACCACCACGGATGAAGACTTTATCCGAAACACCACCTTTGAGAACGTGGACGGCAACTATAACGGTTGGATGGGAGTGAACTATTCCAAACAAATAAAAAAGGACAGCACCTACAGTTTTAAATATACCATAAGGCCCTATATGAATATCAGCAAACAAGTCGGTTTTACCAATGGAAGAAGATTAGAGGCGAAGCGCCTTAACTTCAATCCAAGGGTTGGGTTGTTGTTCAATTACAAAGAGATGTTGGAAATAGAGCCCGAGTATGAATTGGGAATAAATTCCACCCGATACAATTTGGATAATGTGGAGGACATCGATTTTACCACGCACAACCTTTCCGTGAAAGTAACTTCGTATTGGCCCAAAAACGTGGTTTTTGGGAATGATATTACCTACACCTACAATGGCAACTTAGGTGCTGGATTTGACAAGGACGCCTTATTTTGGAATATGAGCTTGGGGGTTCAATTGTTTAAAAAGACGGCTACCTTAAAAGTGCTCGCCTTTGATTTGCTCAATCAAAATATCAATACCCGCAGAACAACGGGGCAGGATTTTATCCAGGATTTTCAAGGGACCGTTCTCAGACGCTACTTTATGGGCAGCTTGACCATCAAGTTTGACTCTTTCGGAGGCAAGGGTGCCCCGAACAAAAGGGGGAGCAGGTTCAGTTTTTAG